The Rubripirellula reticaptiva DNA window ACTTGGATGGAACCGGCAATCGAGGTGCTGGGTGCGACCGCTAAGTGGATCCCGGAGGGAGCGACACCACACTGCTCGGCGATCAATGCGATGGCCGATTCGGTGGGCAGCTTATCGGACTCTAAAACGCCGACGACTTGGCTGCCCGTTTCGGAAAGATTCAATTCCTTCAGAGTTGCTTCGCGGCCACGGAACATCCGCATCGGCCCGCTTCCCATTGCAAAGAAGTCGTCCGTCTGCACCGGCCAGCCCGCGTACTGGGCGCCCAAGCAGGCTGCCAACGGATGATCGGTTTGTACATGGATCGAATTGCAAACGGCAAACCGAGCAGCATCGGCCGGATGCAGCGACACATTAGCTCGGTCGCCAAGGCACAAGCGAGCCATCATCAGGCCTGCGGTGATCGATCCGGGGGTGTCGATACCCGCATCGATCAGATTGGCGCCGCCGACCGAAGCGACTTTGCAGTTCAAAACTGCCGCTTTTTCTGCGGATTGCAAAAAGAGACTGCGGGCGAGTTCGTTCAGGGTTTGGTCATTTTTCATGGTCCGTAAATGGTCGTGGAAACGGTCGATTGTGTCTAGAACGGGTCCGCCGAAGCCTGAGCTGACGAATCTGTGGCGGGTCTGTGGCTACCCAACCGCGGCTCGATCGATCATTCTAGGCCTTCGCCCGTCCGTTTTCCGCGTCCCGTCCAACGATCATGCAGCTGAGCATCATTCCCTACCCGCACCCGACGCTGCGGATTCGCAGTAAACCGATCGTCCGGGTCGACAAGCAATTACGTCAGATCGTCGACCAGATGCTCGATCTGATGTACGAAGCCAACGGGGTTGGATTGGCGGCCAATCAGGTGAATTTGCCGATCCGAGTGTTTGTCGCTAATCCATCGGGCGAACGTGGCGAAGGCGAAGAACTTGTGCTGATCAACCCTGAGCTGCAGCGTCCCAAGGGCAACGAGACTTCGCAAGAAGGATGTTTGAGTTTGCCGGGTTTGTACGGTCAAGTAAAACGGCCGAAGTCGGTTAGATTGAGCGCGTTCGATTTGCAGGGCAATCCAATCGAGCGGAATGTTGACGGTTTTTTAGCTCGGATTTTGCAACATGAAAACGATCACCTCGACGGAGTGCTGTTCTTTGACCGTATGTCCGAAGAAGCTCGTCGCGATTTGGATGATGGTCTGATCGAACTGGAAACTGATTTTCGTTCCAAGCAAACCTCCGGTGGCATCCCTTCGGACGACGAGTTGGTTGGAAATTTGTCGACCTGGTACACAAAGTACACGTAGTTCATGGTTTTCCCTGACGTATTCACTCACTGCCAGGAATAAGTCCTGGCCAACAATTGCGAAGCGAATTGTGTCTAAATCAAAGCGTCTGGTATTGATGGGCACTGGCCCTTTTGCGGTTCCTGCTTTCGAAGCTTTACGCGGCGAGCATGAAATTGTCTTGGTGGTGACCAAGCCAATGCCGCCAGTGAAAAGTCGAAAAGGCCCACCGCCGTCGCCGGTTCGTTCGTGGGCCGATACGCACGGCTTGCCGATATTTGATCCGTCAACGATCAACGATCCGCAAGCGATTGCTCGCGTGGGCGAACTTGATCCCTGGTTGCTGGTCGTATGTGATTATGGGCACATTCTGAAACCGGCCGCACTTGCGACCGCCGCGATCGGTGGCATCAACTTGCATGGTTCATTGTTGCCCGCTTACCGCGGCGCTGCGCCGGTTCAGTGGTCGATGCTCAACGGCGATGCGGTAACCGGAGTCTCGGTCATTCACATGACGCCTCGCTTGGACGGCGGGCCGATCATTGCAAAAGAAGAAACCTTCATCGGCGATCACGAAACCGCTGGCGAACTGGAAGATCGATTGTCGCAAATCGGCGTTGCCGCTGTGCTTCACGCGGTCGAAAAGCTACGAGCGTGGGACGGCAATTCGGAAATCGGCGAAATGCAGGACGCATCGAAAGTGACCAAGGCTCCGCGGCTTGCAAAGACGAACGGAGACATCGACTGGGGCCGTTCGGCTCGTGAAATCGATTGTCACGTGCGCGGCATGCAGCCTTGGCCGGTCGCTTTCACTCACATTCGCGTAGACGCTGGCAAGCTTCCGATCCGTCTGGCGATCAAAGAAGTTGTGATCACAGACATCGATACCTCCGATCGGTCCCCGGGGGAAATCCTTAATGCCGAAAGTATTGCAGGCGAGAACTCTGGTGCCGATGGTTTTCTAGTGGCGACGGCCGACCACGCGATCGAGATCAAACGACTGCAACCCGCTGGCAAGCGAGAAATGCTTGCGACTGATTTTCTGCGCGGGCATTCGCCGCCGGAAGGGTCCAGATTGTTCTCGCCGTGAACGCCTGAAATTGATAAGAGCTTGGTGAACCGGTGTGCGTCTTGATTCACTATGCGAATTTCAAAATCACGATGAGCCAATCTCAATTTGATTCTAGCAGCGACCCTGACCAGAAATCGACAAAGTCAGGATCAAGTCAGTCTGATTCACAAGCGTTCGGTTCTCTGCCTCGCGAGGTAAGGCCGTTTTTGGGGATCCAATTCAAGTGCTGTCGAACGTACGGCCGGATCTATCGCAACAACAGCCGCAATGCCTACGTTGGCAACTGCCCGATGTGCGCCGCGCGGGTTAACGTCCCCATCGGCGGTGGCGGATCGAGTTCGCGTTTCTTTTCGGCCAGCTAGGTTACCCCCGTGCCACCTGCACTGGGAAATTGTCTGCACAGTCAGGGTTTTCAGCGGAATCTTGCTGATGCCTAGCATCTTTGGGAAGCCGGACTTTCGCGGTGCCCGACTGTTTTGTTAGTGTAAAATTTACTGACTGGCCGAGTTGCGTTTCACGCTGGAAGTTTCATGATTGGTGAATACAAATTCAACCGCCCGACTCGCCAGTGCTATGCACTGAAGCGACCGTTGCGCGAAGGTGAATGGTATTTTTCGGTCATTCATGAAGCGGGAGACGACTTTGTTCGTCACGACTATTCGGCCGAGGCGTGGACCGGTCCACCCGACGACGCAGTTGGATGGTGGAAAAAACGTATGCCAATGTCGGATCAGCGAAAGTTGGTGTTGGCTCCGCCCGAAGTGCTGATTGACTTGCTTCGGCAAATGGATCAATTTCCGGACAAGGCCAAGAGTCGCTATTTATTGGCGTTGATGTTGATGCGACGACGATTGGTGAGGCCCGGTGAAGCGACCGAAGCCGAGCCGATTGCTGAAAACCAATTTCGCGTCGAAGTGATTGCCGATGGCAGCACGATTGACGTCGAAACCTGTGAAATCTCGCGAAGTGAGTCCGAGTCGCTGCGAGATGAACTGAACGAACTGCTTTACTGCGAAGTCACTCCGGACGATGACACTGCGGATGAAGACGCTGCCTAGTATTGCACCAGCCAGGGGATGTCCTGGCTCACCACCCATCACTAATTTGACGCAACAGGGATCGCACGGATGCGAGCTTTCGGCACCATCGCTATGGGATTCGTCCTGTTCGTTTCCGGTGGAGCGACGTGTGCGCGGCGGCCCGCGCCGCTGCCCTTCCCCCCTGCGCCGGTCGTGTTCAACGAA harbors:
- the mch gene encoding methenyltetrahydromethanopterin cyclohydrolase; the protein is MKNDQTLNELARSLFLQSAEKAAVLNCKVASVGGANLIDAGIDTPGSITAGLMMARLCLGDRANVSLHPADAARFAVCNSIHVQTDHPLAACLGAQYAGWPVQTDDFFAMGSGPMRMFRGREATLKELNLSETGSQVVGVLESDKLPTESAIALIAEQCGVAPSGIHLAVAPSTSIAGSIQVVARSIETAMHKLHELKFDVTSIVSATGNAPLPPPAKPGDMVGGIGRTNDAMLYGAEVVLWVDADDTAIEAVAANVPSSSSKDHGRPFANIFKDYEYDFYKVDPMLFSPAVVTIHNLQSGRTWSHGEIQTDVLRRSFLS
- the def gene encoding peptide deformylase, yielding MQLSIIPYPHPTLRIRSKPIVRVDKQLRQIVDQMLDLMYEANGVGLAANQVNLPIRVFVANPSGERGEGEELVLINPELQRPKGNETSQEGCLSLPGLYGQVKRPKSVRLSAFDLQGNPIERNVDGFLARILQHENDHLDGVLFFDRMSEEARRDLDDGLIELETDFRSKQTSGGIPSDDELVGNLSTWYTKYT
- the fmt gene encoding methionyl-tRNA formyltransferase → MSKSKRLVLMGTGPFAVPAFEALRGEHEIVLVVTKPMPPVKSRKGPPPSPVRSWADTHGLPIFDPSTINDPQAIARVGELDPWLLVVCDYGHILKPAALATAAIGGINLHGSLLPAYRGAAPVQWSMLNGDAVTGVSVIHMTPRLDGGPIIAKEETFIGDHETAGELEDRLSQIGVAAVLHAVEKLRAWDGNSEIGEMQDASKVTKAPRLAKTNGDIDWGRSAREIDCHVRGMQPWPVAFTHIRVDAGKLPIRLAIKEVVITDIDTSDRSPGEILNAESIAGENSGADGFLVATADHAIEIKRLQPAGKREMLATDFLRGHSPPEGSRLFSP